A stretch of Macadamia integrifolia cultivar HAES 741 chromosome 7, SCU_Mint_v3, whole genome shotgun sequence DNA encodes these proteins:
- the LOC122085216 gene encoding uncharacterized protein LOC122085216 isoform X1 yields MEPVASVVDKIKGFAKSSEEFFKVVIHRRDDSSRRNPIEILKRLQREAFSDLMKLRDRQDKVERMLSFYKSSKGNPFQEASTHVKGEVDVVGALLLVDNIKQQTCDIVDRAGVRTGTDSRFIFEATIRQKDSLVAEFMASQRGQGSNGGILGSTLSLAKVMYTANISDWCSAVLVPVGARCRDVGIASSIFQQGRGLTDFSLGPPLLYRYHDAAAALLVRRSKVAACLAEFVSGLGMQPDSTGSRHFLSTFGQVIYQLSKGTTLTLLGIHKMPKSQSPRTGLGFLTVPVGGLRCHNHLGMPTEASLPSAPTNTEDNRPTGSIGLMLETELDESSRIKGWVEMQNSNPRYLQWAVTLSDIPEDELGWGLSLGGMIQGPSARDHFQVEAFLNFNSGKRFSFQPGFVYVMDGTDRVPALMFRSSWSL; encoded by the exons ATGGAGCCCGTAGCTTCTGTCGTTGATAAAATTAAAGGGTTCGCGAAATCGTCCGAAGAGTTCTTCAAGGTCGTGATTCACAGACGGGATGATTCGTCTCGTCGCAATCcg ATTGAGATTTTGAAACGGTTGCAACGAGAAGCATTTTCTGATCTGATGAAACTGAGGGACAGACAGGACAAGGTTGAGAGAATGCTTTCTTTCTATAAATCTTCCAAGGGAAATCCATTTCAGGAAGCAAGTACCCATGTAAAAGGAGAGGTGGATGTTGTTGGCGCATTACTGCTTGTGGATAATATTAAACAGCAGACCTGTGACATTGTTGATAGAGCAGGAGTTAGGACTGGAACTGATTCAAGATTCATTTTCGAAGCAACTATTCGGCAGAAAGATTCTCTTGTGGCAGAGTTTATGGCCAGTCAGAGAGGCCAGGGCTCTAATGGTGGCATCTTAGGAAGCACGCTTTCTTTAGCTAAAGTGATGTATACAGCAAATATTAGTGATTGGTGCTCTGCAGTCTTAGTTCCAGTGGGGGCCCGATGCAGGgatgttggaatcgcttcaagTATTTTTCAGCAG GGGCGGGGCCTTACTGATTTCTCTTTGGGACCACCTCTTTTGTATCGATATCATGATGCTGCCGCTGCATTATTGGTTAGAAGATCAAAGGTTGCTGCTTGTTTGGCTGAGTTTGTTTCTGGATTGGGAATGCAACCAGATTCTACAGGAAGTAGGCATTTCTTAAGCACTTTTGGGCAAGTAATCTATCAGCTTTCAAAAGGAACAACGCTCACCCTACTGGGCATTCACAAAATGCCCAAATCACAAAGTCCGCGGACTGGTTTAGGTTTCCTTACTGTGCCAGTTGGTGGTTTAAGATGCCATAACCATCTTGGTATGCCTACTGAAGCTTCTCTTCCATCCGCTCCCACCAACACAGAAGACAATAGACCTACTGGATCCATTGGTTTGATGCTCGAGACAGAGCTTGATGAGAGTAGTAGAATcaaaggttgggttgaaatgcagAACTCAAACCCTAGATATTTACAATGGGCTGTTACACTGTCTGATATCCCTGAAGATGAGCTAGGATGGGGTTTGAGCTTGGGAGGAATGATCCAAGGCCCATCAGCTCGGGATCATTTCCAGGTTGAAGCTTTCTTGAACTTCAATTCGGGAAAGAGATTCAGCTTTCAGCCTGGTTTTGTATATGTTATGGATGGGACAGACAGAGTTCCTGCTCTCATGTTTCGGTCAAGTTGGTCTCTGTGA
- the LOC122085216 gene encoding uncharacterized protein LOC122085216 isoform X2, with translation MKLRDRQDKVERMLSFYKSSKGNPFQEASTHVKGEVDVVGALLLVDNIKQQTCDIVDRAGVRTGTDSRFIFEATIRQKDSLVAEFMASQRGQGSNGGILGSTLSLAKVMYTANISDWCSAVLVPVGARCRDVGIASSIFQQGRGLTDFSLGPPLLYRYHDAAAALLVRRSKVAACLAEFVSGLGMQPDSTGSRHFLSTFGQVIYQLSKGTTLTLLGIHKMPKSQSPRTGLGFLTVPVGGLRCHNHLGMPTEASLPSAPTNTEDNRPTGSIGLMLETELDESSRIKGWVEMQNSNPRYLQWAVTLSDIPEDELGWGLSLGGMIQGPSARDHFQVEAFLNFNSGKRFSFQPGFVYVMDGTDRVPALMFRSSWSL, from the exons ATGAAACTGAGGGACAGACAGGACAAGGTTGAGAGAATGCTTTCTTTCTATAAATCTTCCAAGGGAAATCCATTTCAGGAAGCAAGTACCCATGTAAAAGGAGAGGTGGATGTTGTTGGCGCATTACTGCTTGTGGATAATATTAAACAGCAGACCTGTGACATTGTTGATAGAGCAGGAGTTAGGACTGGAACTGATTCAAGATTCATTTTCGAAGCAACTATTCGGCAGAAAGATTCTCTTGTGGCAGAGTTTATGGCCAGTCAGAGAGGCCAGGGCTCTAATGGTGGCATCTTAGGAAGCACGCTTTCTTTAGCTAAAGTGATGTATACAGCAAATATTAGTGATTGGTGCTCTGCAGTCTTAGTTCCAGTGGGGGCCCGATGCAGGgatgttggaatcgcttcaagTATTTTTCAGCAG GGGCGGGGCCTTACTGATTTCTCTTTGGGACCACCTCTTTTGTATCGATATCATGATGCTGCCGCTGCATTATTGGTTAGAAGATCAAAGGTTGCTGCTTGTTTGGCTGAGTTTGTTTCTGGATTGGGAATGCAACCAGATTCTACAGGAAGTAGGCATTTCTTAAGCACTTTTGGGCAAGTAATCTATCAGCTTTCAAAAGGAACAACGCTCACCCTACTGGGCATTCACAAAATGCCCAAATCACAAAGTCCGCGGACTGGTTTAGGTTTCCTTACTGTGCCAGTTGGTGGTTTAAGATGCCATAACCATCTTGGTATGCCTACTGAAGCTTCTCTTCCATCCGCTCCCACCAACACAGAAGACAATAGACCTACTGGATCCATTGGTTTGATGCTCGAGACAGAGCTTGATGAGAGTAGTAGAATcaaaggttgggttgaaatgcagAACTCAAACCCTAGATATTTACAATGGGCTGTTACACTGTCTGATATCCCTGAAGATGAGCTAGGATGGGGTTTGAGCTTGGGAGGAATGATCCAAGGCCCATCAGCTCGGGATCATTTCCAGGTTGAAGCTTTCTTGAACTTCAATTCGGGAAAGAGATTCAGCTTTCAGCCTGGTTTTGTATATGTTATGGATGGGACAGACAGAGTTCCTGCTCTCATGTTTCGGTCAAGTTGGTCTCTGTGA
- the LOC122085217 gene encoding uncharacterized protein LOC122085217 — MERLIHSSPLPSKTLLKSSPSLHRAAPVEAGKLNFSSFPRTELRRLGSVFFKQGEHSPSSSCSSSKFAVQCSKEAPDFPVPAQFTSKTHFLDQIAGDDLKQQKRIPAGAVILLSALVVFIIHPVLAPLAFATLQTATKTGGSAAAAVGGRLVQTELLSSAWTGFVAGCLHTLSGPDHLAALAPLSIGRTRLESAAVGALWGCGHDAGQVIFGLLFLLLKDRLHIEVLRTWGTRVVGVTLLIIGAMGIREASEVPTPCVTLENGECDVNVLESLETPMAGKKKIGFATFATGIVHGLQPDALMMVLPALALPSRMAGAAFLGMFLLGTVLAMGSYTVFIGSCSRALKQRIPRITEKLTWASSLVAIALGFAILISQYFGFSLY; from the exons ATGGAGAGGCTTATCCATTCTTCTCCTCTACCTTCTAAAACCCTTCTaaaatcttctccttcactCCATCGAGCTGCTCCAGTCGAGGCCGGAAAACTCAATTTTTCGTCTTTTCCACGAACTGAGCTAAGGCGGTTGGGTTCAGTTTTCTTCAAACAGGGAGAGCACTCaccatcttcatcttgttccTCTTCGAAATTCGCTGTTCAATGTTCGAAAGAGGCTCCGGATTTTCCAGTCCCTGCCCAGTTCACATCCAAGACCCATTTTCTCGATCAGATAGCTGGAGACGATTTAAAGCAGCAGAAA AGAATCCCAGCTGGAGCAGTTATACTGTTGTCTGCTCTGGTAGTGTTCATAATCCATCCAGTTCTTGCTCCTCTGGCCTTTGCTACTCTACAAACTGCTACTAAAACTGGGggctctgctgctgctgcagtAGGAGGAAGACTTGTTCAGACTGAACTGCTAAGTAGTGCTTGGACTGGCTTCGTTGCTGGTTGTCTACACACTTTATCAGGGCCGGATCACCTAGCTGCTTTGGCACCACTCTCAATTGGGCGTACACGGTTGGAGAGTGCTGCTGTGGGAGCTCTATGGGGTTGTGGCCATGATGCGGGCCAGGTCATTTTTGGCTTGCTTTTCTTACTACTGAAGGACCGTCTCCACATTGAGGTTCTCCGCACATGGGGTACGAGAGTAGTTGGCGTAACTCTACTGATCATCGGTGCTATGGGAATCAGAGAAGCATCAGAAGTCCCTACCCCATGTGTCACTCTAGAAAATGGGGAGTGTGATGTTAATGTCCTTGAATCTCTTGAAACGCCAATGGCTGGGAAAAAGAAGATTGGCTTTGCAACATTTGCTACAGGGATTGTCCACGGGCTGCAACCAGATGCACTGATGATGGTTTTGCCTGCACTGGCACTGCCATCACGCATGGCTGGTGCTGCCTTTCTAGGTATGTTCTTGCTTGGAACTGTGTTGGCCATGGGAAGTTACACGGTGTTTATAGGTTCTTGTAGTCGGGCACTGAAACAAAGGATCCCCAGAATAACTGAAAAACTAACATGGGCTTCTTCTCTTGTAGCAATTGCTCTTGGATTTGCCATTCTCATCAGCCAGTATTTTGGTTTTAGCCTGTATTAA
- the LOC122085220 gene encoding GDSL esterase/lipase EXL3-like isoform X1, with translation MRTLFVTSGCVSSSISSTFSVPLAAFVIVSCFLFQINQALITQPKNNFSVPAIFGFGDSIIDPGNNNNLLTVVKCNFHPYGKDFMGGIPTGRFCNGKVPTDFFVEELGIKELLPAYLNPTLGPQDLLTGVSFASGAAGFDPLTSELASVLSLSDQLKLFEKYKEKLMMIAGEERTRTIITKSSYMLCAGSDDIANTYFPTPFRKNYDIPSYTDLMLRYASSFIQDLYNLGARRIAILDIPPIGCVPSQRSIAGGKERMCAEKYNQAALLFNSKLSSLIDSLNKKLPQSNIVFVDIYKPLLDIIQNPNSYGFEEVKDGCCGTGKIEVSILCNELVPVTCPDDSKFLFWDSYHPTETGYRVLTTMIIKEYINRI, from the exons ATGAGAACTCTGTTTGTAACAAGTGGTTGTGTTTCTTCTTCTATATCTTCAACATTTTCTGTTCCATTAGCAGCATTTGTTATTGTTTCATGCTTTCTGTTCCAAATCAACCAAGCCCTCATCACTCAACCTAAGAACAACTTCTCGGTTCCTGCTATATTTGGCTTTGGAGATTCAATTATAGACCCAggcaataataataatcttcTGACGGTGGTGAAGTGCAACTTCCATCCCTATGGCAAGGACTTCATGGGAGGGATCCCCACTGGAAGGTTTTGCAATGGAAAGGTCCCCACTGATTTCTTTG TTGAAGAGTTGGGAATTAAGGAGCTTTTGCCTGCATATCTCAACCCAACCTTGGGACCTCAAGACCTCCTTACAGGCGTAAGCTTTGCCTCCGGTGCTGCTGGGTTTGATCCACTCACATCTGAATTAGCG TCAGTGTTGTCATTGTCGGATCAATTGAAGTTGTTCGAGAAATACAAAGAGAAGCTGATGATGATCGCTGGAGAAGAGAGAACAAGGACTATCATAACAAAGAGCTCATATATGTTATGCGCAGGGAGTGACGACATCGCGAATACGTATTTTCCTACTCCTTTTAGGAAAAACTATGACATCCCTTCTTATACTGATCTCATGCTTCGTTATGCTTCAAGTTTCATTCAG GATCTGTATAATTTGGGGGCAAGAAGGATCGCCATTCTGGACATCCCACCTATAGGGTGTGTACCATCGCAGAGATCCATAGCaggagggaaagaaagaatgtGTGCAGAGAAATACAACCAGGCGGCCTTGCTCTTCAACTCTAAGCTATCTTCCCTGATCGACTCCCTCAACAAGAAGCTCCCACAGTCTAATATTGTCTTTGTGGATATCTACAAACCCCTACTTGATAtcatccaaaaccctaattcctatG GATTTGAGGAGGTGAAAGATGGATGCTGTGGCACTGGAAAAATTGAGGTTTCAATACTATGCAATGAGTTGGTCCCTGTGACTTGCCCAGATGACtccaagtttctattttgggataGCTATCATCCCACTGAGACTGGTTACCGAGTACTCACCACCATGATCATCAAAGAATACATCAATCGCATCTAA
- the LOC122085220 gene encoding GDSL esterase/lipase EXL3-like isoform X2, producing MRTLFVTSGCVSSSISSTFSVPLAAFVIVSCFLFQINQALITQPKNNFSVPAIFGFGDSIIDPGNNNNLLTVVKCNFHPYGKDFMGGIPTGRFCNGKVPTDFFVEELGIKELLPAYLNPTLGPQDLLTGVSFASGAAGFDPLTSELASVLSLSDQLKLFEKYKEKLMMIAGEERTRTIITKSSYMLCAGSDDIANTYFPTPFRKNYDIPSYTDLMLRYASSFIQDLYNLGARRIAILDIPPIGCVPSQRSIAGGKERMCAEKYNQAALLFNSKLSSLIDSLNKKLPQSNIVFVDIYKPLLDIIQNPNSYGNHHQPIISTI from the exons ATGAGAACTCTGTTTGTAACAAGTGGTTGTGTTTCTTCTTCTATATCTTCAACATTTTCTGTTCCATTAGCAGCATTTGTTATTGTTTCATGCTTTCTGTTCCAAATCAACCAAGCCCTCATCACTCAACCTAAGAACAACTTCTCGGTTCCTGCTATATTTGGCTTTGGAGATTCAATTATAGACCCAggcaataataataatcttcTGACGGTGGTGAAGTGCAACTTCCATCCCTATGGCAAGGACTTCATGGGAGGGATCCCCACTGGAAGGTTTTGCAATGGAAAGGTCCCCACTGATTTCTTTG TTGAAGAGTTGGGAATTAAGGAGCTTTTGCCTGCATATCTCAACCCAACCTTGGGACCTCAAGACCTCCTTACAGGCGTAAGCTTTGCCTCCGGTGCTGCTGGGTTTGATCCACTCACATCTGAATTAGCG TCAGTGTTGTCATTGTCGGATCAATTGAAGTTGTTCGAGAAATACAAAGAGAAGCTGATGATGATCGCTGGAGAAGAGAGAACAAGGACTATCATAACAAAGAGCTCATATATGTTATGCGCAGGGAGTGACGACATCGCGAATACGTATTTTCCTACTCCTTTTAGGAAAAACTATGACATCCCTTCTTATACTGATCTCATGCTTCGTTATGCTTCAAGTTTCATTCAG GATCTGTATAATTTGGGGGCAAGAAGGATCGCCATTCTGGACATCCCACCTATAGGGTGTGTACCATCGCAGAGATCCATAGCaggagggaaagaaagaatgtGTGCAGAGAAATACAACCAGGCGGCCTTGCTCTTCAACTCTAAGCTATCTTCCCTGATCGACTCCCTCAACAAGAAGCTCCCACAGTCTAATATTGTCTTTGTGGATATCTACAAACCCCTACTTGATAtcatccaaaaccctaattcctatGGTAATCATCATCAACCCATCATCTCCACTATCTGA